Proteins co-encoded in one Megalops cyprinoides isolate fMegCyp1 chromosome 1, fMegCyp1.pri, whole genome shotgun sequence genomic window:
- the sgms1 gene encoding phosphatidylcholine:ceramide cholinephosphotransferase 1 — translation MKKVAQWSTEEVSQWLTEEGMPEYSESFQHLNGQDLLKLTKADFQSPPLSLVTSDGGRQLLDKIETLRIEHHIEAHKNGHANGHAIVAADGDGGGKAKRNGVLNGFRKDAVQIPIPEPERSPYPVEWGKTAIAFLYAVCCFVFTTVMISVVHERVPSMETDPPLPDKFFDIFDRVEWAFSICEINGMLLVALWLLQWTLLKYKSIVGRRFFFIVGTLYLYRCITMYITTLPVPGRHFKCAPKLFGDWEAQMRRVLKMIAGGGLSITGSHHMCGDYLYSGHTVMLTLTYLFIKEYSPKRFWCYHWFCWILSAVGIVCILLAHDHYTVDVVVAYYITTRLFWWYHTMANQQALKETSQSNFFSRVWWYRFFQYFEQNVQGIVPRNYELPFSWRPPRWSQTKYTRIDT, via the exons ATGAAGAAAGTGGCCCAGTGGTCCACAGAGGAAGTATCCCAGTGGCTGACGGAGGAGGGCATGCCGGAGTACTCAGAGTCTTTTCAGCACCTGAATGGCCAGGACCTCCTGAAACTCACCAAGGCGGACTTCCAGAGCCCCCCGCTGTCCCTCGTCACCTCAGACGGCGGACGGCAGCTGCTGGACAAGATTGAAACCCTGAGGATCGAGCACCACATCGAGGCGCACAAGAACGGGCACGCCAACGGACACGCGATCGTGGCGGCCGACGGGGACGGCGGCGGCAAGGCCAAGAGGAACGGCGTGCTCAACGGCTTCCGCAAGGACGCCGTCCAGATCCCCATCCCCGAGCCAGAGCGCTCGCCCTACCCGGTAGAGTGGGGGAAGACCGCAATTGCCTTCCTCTACGCAGTGTGCTGCTTTGTCTTCACCACCGTCATGATCTCCGTGGTCCATGAGCGCGTGCCCTCCATGGAGACCGACCCGCCACTGCCCGACAAGTTCTTTGACATTTTCGACAGGGTCGAGTGGGCGTTCTCCATATGTGAGATCAACGGCATGTTGTTGGTGGCACTGTGGCTGCTGCAGTGGACACTCCTAAAGTACAA GTCCATCGTTGGTCGGCGGTTCTTCTTCATTGTTGGTACACTCTACCTGTACAGGTGTATCACCATGTACATCACTACTCTCCCAGTACCAGGGAGGCACTTCAAGTGTGCTCCCAAG ttgtTTGGAGACTGGGAGGCCCAGATGCGCAGAGTGCTGAAAATGATCGCGGGAGGTGGCCTGTCCATCACAGGCTCTCACCACATGTGCGGGGACTACCTGTACAGCGGCCACACCGTCATGCTGACACTCACCTATCTGTTTATCAAAGAGT ATTCTCCAAAGAGGTTCTGGTGTTACCACTGGTTCTGCTGGATCCTCAGCGCTGTAGGAATCGTCTGCATTCTGCTGGCACATGACCACTACACTGTGGATGTAGTTGTTGCATACTATATCACTACACGCCTGTTCTGGTGGTACCACACCATGGCCAACCAGCAG GCGCTTAAAGAAACATCTCAAAGTAACTTTTTCTCAAGGGTGTGGTGGTACCGATTTTTCCAGTACTTTGAACAGAACGTGCAAGGCATCGTCCCGCGCAACTACGAGCTGCCGTTCTCCTGGAGGCCGCCGCGGTGGAGCCAGACGAAATACACCCGGATAGACACATAG